From Geotalea uraniireducens Rf4:
CTTTCAGTCTCCGGCAACACGGTTCACTGCACGGTTGTCGAAGGTGGCGTGCTGAAGGATCTTAAAGGGATGAATCTTCCCGGTGTCGACGTTTCCGCCCCTTCCCTGTCGGAAAAGGATAAGGCAGACCTGGATTTTTGCCTCGGGATGGGGGTGGATTATATCGCCCTTTCCTTTGTGCGCAGAGCTTCTGACGTGGAAAGCCTTAAGGAGATCATCTACAAGCGGGGGGAGAACATCCCGGTAATTGCCAAGATTGAAAAGCCTGAAGCGCTGCGCAATTTTAAAAGTATTCTTGCAGCCGCCGATGCTGTAATGGTGGCAAGAGGGGATCTGGGAGTCGAATTGAGCGCCGAGCGGGTTCCACTTGTGCAGAAAAAAATCATCCGGGCATGCAATGAAGCCGGCAAACCGGTCATCACCGCCACGCAGATGCTGGAATCGATGATTCTCCACGCCAGGCCGACCAGGGCGGAAACTTCCGACGTTGCCAACGCCATTCTCGATGGTACGGACGCCGTCATGCTTTCCGGAGAAACCGCTTCCGGCGGTTATCCGGTTGAAGCGGTGCGGACCATGGCCAAGATTGCGTTGGACATTGAGCGTTCGGAACTATGGCGACTACCGCCGATCAGATCACTGCACAGCAACAATATCCCCGAGGCTGTGGCGGAAGCCGCATGTCACGCGGCGTCCACCCTCAAGGCAAAAGCCCTGGTGGTATTCACCCAATCGGGCGGCACGGCTGCCCTGATCTCCAAGTTCCGGCCACAACTACCCATCATCGCTTTTACTCCATTTCCAGACATTCAGCGCCGTCTTTCTCTCTTTTGGGGGGTAAACAGCTGTCCGATCGGCTCCATGGGGGGAACGAACCAGCAGATCAAAGTTGGAGAAATGGCGCTCCTTGCCGCCGGCTTCAAAAAAGGGGATGTGATCGTCATCACCATGGGGGTGCCGATCGAAGCCAAGGGATCTACCAACCTGATGAAGATCCATATACTGGGAACGGAAGGATTTTATCCGCTTTTCTGAAAGGAGGCGCCATGAGAAAGCTGTTTGATGAGACAAAAATCAATCATCTGCTGCTGCCGAACCGCTTGGTACGCTCCGCCACCTGGGAAGGGATGTGCGAAGCAGATGGTCGCCCGACCAAAAAACTGGCCGCCTGTTACGCCAACCTGGCCAGAGGCGGAGTCGGCCTGATCATCACCGGCTACGCCTTCATCCGTCCCGACGGAAGACAGCTTCCCGGCCAGATGGGTATCCATACCGACAGCTTTGCTGCAGAGATGCGTGCACTAACCGAAACGGTCCACCGGGAAGGGGGAAAGGTCTGCCTCCAGCTCGTACACGTGGGAGGCCAGACCAGCTCCAAGACCATCGGCCGCCAACCGGTAGCCCCCTCCGCAATCAAGGTCGAACAGTTTCCCGAAGAAGCGGCGGAACTGTCGGTTAAAGAGATAGGGGAGATTGCGGCCCAGTTCGGCGAGGGGGCACGCAGAGCCAAGGAGTACGGCTTCAACGCCGTCCAGCTCCATGCATCCCATGGTTACCTCATCAACCAGTTTCTCTCACCGCTGACCAACCGGAGGAGTGACGCATACGGCGGGAGCATCGAAAACCGTTGCCGCTTCCTCCTCGAAGCCTACTGGCGCGTGCGGAAAGCCGTGGGTAGCGAATTCCCCGTGCTCGTGAAACTGAACGGCGACGACAACCTGGCCGGCGGACTGAGTCTGGATGACGCGATAACGGCCGCCCGTGCCCTAGACGAGGAGGGAATCGATGCAATCGAGGTGAGCGGCGGCACCCCTGCCTCCGGCGACCGGACACCCGTTCGGCAGGGGATCGACAGCCGTGAGCAGGAAGCGTATAACCTCCCCCTTGCCTATCGGATCAAGCAGGCGGTATCCTGTCCGGTTATGGTGGTCGGCGGACTTCGCTCGTTTGAAATTGTCGAGGGCATCATTCGCCGGGAAGAGGCGGATTATGTGGCCATGGCACGGCCATTCATCCGTGAGCCCGCGCTGGCAAAGCGATGGGCAGGCGGAGACGAGTCCCATGCCCGTTGCATCTCCTGCAACGGTTGCTTTAAACCGGGGCTTAAGAGTGGTGGAATTTACTGCGTGGTGGACAGGATCGAGCAGGAAAGCAAAAGAGTCTCGCTGTAAGGGGCCATGCCGTCTTATTAATGTAATGTGATCAGCCTATGTGAGGGTTGCTGCAATGTCGAATATCATCCTGCTGGCAGTCTGCTTTGGCGCAGGGATCTTTCTCCAAAGGACCGGTCGCTTTCCGGTCGCCACCCCGGCGGCACTGAACGGCTTCATCATCCACATATCACTGCCGGCTCTGACGCTTCTCCACATTCACCGACTTCACTTGGACAGCACGATCATCTTTACCGCCGCCATGGCCTGGTGCCTGTTCGGCGCCGGATTCCTGTTGTTTCGTGTTGTCGGGAGGCTGGCAGGCCTGACATCCGGCACCACTGGCGCTCTCATGCTCGTCGGCGGGCTGGGTAATACCTCCTTCGTCGGGCTGCCGATGATCGAAGCCTACTACGGCAAGGAATTTCTCGGCGTGGGAATCATCGCCGACCAGCTCGGATCCTTCCTCGTTCTATCCACCCTCGGAATAGCCATTGCGACGATTTACTCTTCCGGCGACGTGTCGCCACGCCAGATGGTGCGGAAGGTCCTCCTTTTCCCGCCATTCCAGGCCCTGGTGATCGCCTTTCTTCTCATCCCGGTCCCCTTCCCGGACTGGCTGGCCATAATCCTGCAAAAACTCGGCGACACCCTGACCCCGCTGGCACTGGCCTCGGTCGGCTTCCAGCTCCGACTGGGCCACATCCGGGGCGAGTTGAAGCCGCTTGGCCTCGGGCTCCTTTATAAGCTGGTTATCGGCCCGGCCCTCCTCACCCTCCTCTTTGCCGGCATCATGGGGGGAAGCGGCAAAGTCATGCAGGTTACCCTTTTCGAAGCGGCCATGGCACCCATGATCACCGCCGGTATCATCGCGGTCGACCACGATCTCAATCCGCCGCTGGTAACCCTCATGATCGGCATCGGCATCCCTCTTTCGTTTCTTACCCTGCCGGCATGGTGGTGGCTTTTACAAGGGGTGTAAAAAAAAAGCCCTCGTCATTGAAGGGCTTTTTTCGTATCAGCTATGTTCCCTGGTGGCGTGGAACTGTATTTCCCGCCAGTTTTCCATGGTGTTGTCAAGCCGCCACTGGCTCGCAGCAAGGTAAGCAAGATTTCCCTCGCCGTCCCGATAGAGGTGCATCGCTTCCTTCTTCTCAAACTCTTCCAGTTTTTTCTTCTCACCGGTTACCCAGCGGGCGGTAACGTAGGAAACCGGCTCATAGGCTGCCTTGACCTTGTACTCATGCTCCAGCCGGTGCATGACCACGTCGAATTGGAGAAGACCGACGGCGCCGACGATCCAGTCGCTCCCCATCAGGGGGCGGAAGACCTGGGTCGTCCCCTCTTCGGCAAGCTGGACGAGCCCTTTCTCCAGGGCTTTGGATTTCATCGGATCAAGAAGGCGCACCTTGCGGAAATGCTCCGGCGCAAAGTTGGGGATACCGGTATATTTGAGCTCTTCCCCCTGGGTAAAGGTGTCGCCGATCTTGATGGTGCCGTGGTTATGGATGCCGATGATGTCGCCGGGGTAGGCCTCGTCCACGTTGGTGCGATCCTGTGCCATGAAGATGGTGGCGTTGGCGATCTGCACCTCGCGGCCGAGACGGATGTGCCGCACCTTCATGCCGCGGATAAACTTCCCTGAACAGATGCGGAAGAAGGCGATGCGGTCCCGGTGAGCCGGGTCCATGTTGGCCTGAATTTTAAAGGTGAAGCCGGTGAACGGCTCCTCGTAAGGGGAAACGGCACGGCTCTCGGTCTCTCGCGGCAAAGGCGCCGGGGCATGTTCAACGAAGGTGTCAAGGAGCTGCTGGATGCCGAAGGTGTTGATGGCACTGCCGAAAAAGACCGGCGTCTGCAGACCGGCGAGATATGCCTCCTGCTCAAAGGGGTGTGCTGCACCTTCAAGGAGTTCCACGTCATTTCGGAGTTCCTCGACCTGGGAACCCAGCAACTCGTCGAGGAGTGGGTCCTCCAGCCCCTTGACGGTTATGGTCTGACCGGTACCCTTATCGGCCTCCGGATCGAAGAAGGTCAGCTCTTTGCTGTAAAGGTGATAGGTGCCGCGGAACCGTTTGCCCATCCCGACCGGCCAGGTCATGGGAGCGCACTGGATATTCAGGGTGCTCTCGATGTCGTCGAGGAGGTCAAGGGGCTCGCGCCCTTCACGGTCCAGTTTGTTGATAAAAGTCATGATCGGGGTATGGCGCAGGCGACAGACTTCGAGAAGCTTCTTGGTCTGGCTCTCCACCCCTTTGACCGAATCGATCACCATGAGGACCGAGTCGACGGCGGTGAGGGTACGGTAGGTATCCTCGGAAAAATCGTTGTGGCCCGGCGTGTCGAGGAGGTTGATCTCGAAATCCCTGTAGGTGAACTTCATAACCGAGGAGGTAACGGAGATGCCGCGCTGCTTTTCCATCTCCATCCAGTCGGAGGTGGCATGGCGGGCAGCCTTGCGGGCCCGGACCTCACCGGCCTGCTGGATGGCGCCGCCAAAGAGGAGAAGCTTTTCCGTAATGGTTGTCTTCCCTGCATCAGGGTGACTGATGATGGCGAAAGTACGCCTGCGGCTTATTTCTTTCTCATTATGCTTTTTCATGGGAACTACTCCTCGATTCTCATCCGCCGAAACAAAAAGCCGGCAAGTGATTAACGGATAACTATGCTTTTGCCAATGGCCGGGTCTAGGAGTCTGTCGGACTTAGGGAATCGTAGCGAGAGAATGGCAATCGAGGACAGATTTTCGGAAATTTGAGAGCGAATAGTGGACCTATTTGTCGAAAATTTCCGGAAATATGGACCGATTTTCCGTTCTCGCAGTAGATTCATTCCTAAGTCCGATAGGCTCCTATAGACACAAGAAAGGCGAAGAGGTTATCTTCGCCTTTCGAAGTACCGTTAAATAATGCCATGTTGACAGCAAAAGGGCAATAAAAAACTACCCTTTTTCACCAGCAGAAAGCTCTTCCTTTTATTGCCGCCAAAATGGTAAATTTACATCATGAGTAAAGCAATCGGAACATTGAGATACCATGTTGATTGACACCCACTGCCATCTGGCGGCCCCCTCCCTTGCCTCCAGACTGCCTGAGGTTATAGATGCCGGCAAGATGGCCGGCGTGGAAAAGTTCATCGTTCCCGGGGTCGGCCCGGAAGACTGGGAGCTAATCAACGAGCTGCAAATGAACTGGCAGGAGATCTATCCAGCCTTTGGCCTGCATCCCATGCGAGCCGATCTTATTTGCAGCGAAGTTCTGGTACGGCTGGAATTCCTCTCCCGGTCTGCAGTGGCAATCGGTGAAATCGGCCTTGACTACACGTTAACCGACGTTCCAAGGCAAATACAAATATCCGCATTTCGCAGCCAGCTTGCACTGGCGTTAAAGTACAATTTGCCGATACTCATCCACTGCCGCAAAGCTTTCCAGGATCTGCTCACCATCCTCAAGGATGTAGATATACGGAAGGTCGGCGGAGTAATGCACGCCTTTTCCGGCAGCCCGGAAACTGCACAGGAATGCATAAAGCTGGGGCTTTACATTTCTGTAGCCGGAACCGTGACCTATTCCAATGCAGTAAGACCTCTGGAAGTGGTGAAAAGAATCCCTCTCCAGCGCCTGCTCCTGGAAACGGACGCACCGGACTTGACACCTGAACCGTATCGGGGTCAAGCCAACGAACCGGCATTTATTGTTGAAACTGCGCGGAAGGTGGCCCAGATCAAAGGGGTCACAGTAGAAGAAGTCGCGACTGCGACTACTTTGAATGCAAATAAATTGTTTCGTTTGATCTAAGTGGCAAATCGTCTGCTTGCCAAGAGCGCCGGGGATAATCAGAGTCCCCTTGCAAATACAACTCAGAGGTTAATTAATGTCCAATCTGCACCGTTTTTCCCGCACTGAATTACTCATCGGCCCTCAAGGTCTGGATAAGCTGAAAAACTCGACCGTGGCAGTCTTTGGCCTGGGCGGCGTCGGCAGTTTTGCCGCCGAGGCTCTCTGCCGAGCCGGAATCGGTCGGCTGGTGATCGTCGACTTCGACGACATCTGCCTGACCAACGTCAACCGCCAGCTCCACGCACTGGACGGCACAGTCGGTAAAGCCAAGGCCCTGGTAATGGCCGAACGGCTGAGGCTGATCAACCCGCAGGCCGACATCGTCCCCTACAAGGACTTCTACGCCGCCGACAACAGCGATTTCTTCTTGTCTCACGGTTACGACTACGTGGTGGACGCCATTGACCATATCACCAGCAAACTCCACCTGATCCGAAGCTGCAAGGAAAAAGAGATCCCTATTATTTCCAGCATGGGAGCAGCGGCCAAGCTCGACCCGACACTGATAAAGGTAGCTGACATCGCCGAAACCCAGAAATGCCGCATGGCCCGTTCCGTGCGCAAGCTATTAAAAAAACAGGGAATATCCTGCGGGGTCAAGGTGGTGTTTTCCACCGAGGAGTACCGTCAGCAGGATGTAAAAGACGGCGGCTGCAAGGGGAATTGCATCTGCCCAAACAAGGACGACCAGCGATTCTCCTGCGAGCACCGACGGGTTATTCTCGGCAGCATTTCCTTCATACCGTCGATTTTCGGACTTACCATGGCCGGGGTGGTGGTAAACGACCTCCTGTCAGCGCATTAATAATTACCACCCTGGTTGACCGGACATTTTTTGTCGATATACTCTTTACAAAAATACACTCTCTATCTGATGCAGAACTGGAGGCGCGTATGGGAAAAGAGTATACGGTACAGGAAGCACTGAAGCTGGCCATTCAGGCTGAGAAAGACAGTATGGACTTTTATCGGCGGGCTGCATCGGTTACCAGGAATGAGCGGGCAAAAAAGGTTTTCGAGTTGCTGGCCAATGAAGAAGTGGGACACCTTAAATCCTTTTTTGATCACTACAAGGGAGGAAATTTCGGAGATCTCATGTCGTTCATTGAGTCGCCGCCCAACAAGAAGAATGCCACCTACCTGGCCCTGGAGAAAGCCATCGACGAGGAAACCCACGAGCAACTGGCTTTGGAGATCGCCCTCAAGGAAGAAAAATCCTGCATTGACCAGTACACCATTATTGGTAAGGACATCATTGACCCGCTGGTCAGAGGGATTTTTGAACGTGTGGTAAAAGAGACACAAAACCACTATGACATGATAGAAGACGAGTACATGCATATCATGACCATGGTCGACAAATCAGATCAAGACATTTATGTGAGGGAATGATGCGGCTTCATACATTTATTATGATGTTTCTGGTAGTATCTCTTTCCCCTATTTCTCTACTTGCTGCCGCCCGGGAAGATGTGAGAGGAATAAGTTTACGCCAACAAGGGAACAAGATGATTGACGAGAAATGTCTGGCTTGTCATAATCGGCAGAAAATAGAAGCCGCCCTGAAAGAGCGGAAAAATATGGAAAAGATCACGCAACGAATGGAGAAGAAGGGTGTCGTGCTAAGCGACAGGGACCGTCAGGTGCTCGGTCATTTCTGGCAGCAAAATCCTCTGAAGAAGATTAAATAGTGTCTCATCCGGAAACTCCGGATGAGACACTATTGGTTTCCAATGTGGAAACGAGGGATTTTTAGTCCTGGCAAGGAAATCGAGGGGTTGCGCGGAGGCGTACATCGGTACGCCGCACAAGCAAGCCTGAAGATTGACACCGCCAGGGCGGAAAAGAACCGTTTCCGGATGGAAACTAAATAATAGCTTTCCCTTGAATACCAAAGAGCGACCGGACATTATATGCCCGGTCGCTCTTTTTTGTAACGATTAGTTATGTGTATATTCAGCCGGCATACTGGGTATAATACCCTTTAACCTTGACCAGGTAATCCCTGGTTTCACGGGGAAGCGATGTCCCCTTTCTGTCAACATTGCCCGGCCCCCAGTTATAGGCAGCCAGAGCAGACTCCACATTCCCGCCATAACGGTTCAGCATATCCTTTAAAAACCGCGTTCCTGCCATAACATTCTGTTCGGGATCAAAAGAGTCGCTGACACCCAAGTCTTTGGCAGTCGCCGGCATAAGCTGCATAAGCCCTTGCGCGCCTGCATGTGAAACCGCATGGGAATTAAAATTGCTTTCTGCTTTTATGACGGCCTTGATAAGGCCCGCATCAACGCCATAGCGGTTAGAAGCTTTACTGATGATGGCATCCAGTGAGGCACGGTCTGCGTTTTGCGTCCTGTTTTCGGACTTGCTGCCGTCATCCTCCGGCAAAGTAGCTGAGACAGCGGCGCCATTCCGCTCCTGTTCCAAAAAACTCGACAACGCCTTATTTATGGATTGGCTACTGGGGGGAGGATCGTTATTCGAGGTGTCGTCTCCCAGAGAAACTGCACTCCTTAACATCCG
This genomic window contains:
- the pyk gene encoding pyruvate kinase codes for the protein MNRPLRKTKIIATLGPASGSPEMVGRLMDSGVDVFRLNFSHGSHEEKTRLIETIRALSEQKEKTIGILADLQGPKIRTGRMTEGAIPLVRGELLDITTDDILGRPGLISTIYQALPKDVKQGSRILLDDGMIELKVLSVSGNTVHCTVVEGGVLKDLKGMNLPGVDVSAPSLSEKDKADLDFCLGMGVDYIALSFVRRASDVESLKEIIYKRGENIPVIAKIEKPEALRNFKSILAAADAVMVARGDLGVELSAERVPLVQKKIIRACNEAGKPVITATQMLESMILHARPTRAETSDVANAILDGTDAVMLSGETASGGYPVEAVRTMAKIALDIERSELWRLPPIRSLHSNNIPEAVAEAACHAASTLKAKALVVFTQSGGTAALISKFRPQLPIIAFTPFPDIQRRLSLFWGVNSCPIGSMGGTNQQIKVGEMALLAAGFKKGDVIVITMGVPIEAKGSTNLMKIHILGTEGFYPLF
- a CDS encoding oxidoreductase, with the protein product MRKLFDETKINHLLLPNRLVRSATWEGMCEADGRPTKKLAACYANLARGGVGLIITGYAFIRPDGRQLPGQMGIHTDSFAAEMRALTETVHREGGKVCLQLVHVGGQTSSKTIGRQPVAPSAIKVEQFPEEAAELSVKEIGEIAAQFGEGARRAKEYGFNAVQLHASHGYLINQFLSPLTNRRSDAYGGSIENRCRFLLEAYWRVRKAVGSEFPVLVKLNGDDNLAGGLSLDDAITAARALDEEGIDAIEVSGGTPASGDRTPVRQGIDSREQEAYNLPLAYRIKQAVSCPVMVVGGLRSFEIVEGIIRREEADYVAMARPFIREPALAKRWAGGDESHARCISCNGCFKPGLKSGGIYCVVDRIEQESKRVSL
- a CDS encoding AEC family transporter, with translation MSNIILLAVCFGAGIFLQRTGRFPVATPAALNGFIIHISLPALTLLHIHRLHLDSTIIFTAAMAWCLFGAGFLLFRVVGRLAGLTSGTTGALMLVGGLGNTSFVGLPMIEAYYGKEFLGVGIIADQLGSFLVLSTLGIAIATIYSSGDVSPRQMVRKVLLFPPFQALVIAFLLIPVPFPDWLAIILQKLGDTLTPLALASVGFQLRLGHIRGELKPLGLGLLYKLVIGPALLTLLFAGIMGGSGKVMQVTLFEAAMAPMITAGIIAVDHDLNPPLVTLMIGIGIPLSFLTLPAWWWLLQGV
- a CDS encoding peptide chain release factor 3, with product MKKHNEKEISRRRTFAIISHPDAGKTTITEKLLLFGGAIQQAGEVRARKAARHATSDWMEMEKQRGISVTSSVMKFTYRDFEINLLDTPGHNDFSEDTYRTLTAVDSVLMVIDSVKGVESQTKKLLEVCRLRHTPIMTFINKLDREGREPLDLLDDIESTLNIQCAPMTWPVGMGKRFRGTYHLYSKELTFFDPEADKGTGQTITVKGLEDPLLDELLGSQVEELRNDVELLEGAAHPFEQEAYLAGLQTPVFFGSAINTFGIQQLLDTFVEHAPAPLPRETESRAVSPYEEPFTGFTFKIQANMDPAHRDRIAFFRICSGKFIRGMKVRHIRLGREVQIANATIFMAQDRTNVDEAYPGDIIGIHNHGTIKIGDTFTQGEELKYTGIPNFAPEHFRKVRLLDPMKSKALEKGLVQLAEEGTTQVFRPLMGSDWIVGAVGLLQFDVVMHRLEHEYKVKAAYEPVSYVTARWVTGEKKKLEEFEKKEAMHLYRDGEGNLAYLAASQWRLDNTMENWREIQFHATREHS
- a CDS encoding TatD family hydrolase, which produces MLIDTHCHLAAPSLASRLPEVIDAGKMAGVEKFIVPGVGPEDWELINELQMNWQEIYPAFGLHPMRADLICSEVLVRLEFLSRSAVAIGEIGLDYTLTDVPRQIQISAFRSQLALALKYNLPILIHCRKAFQDLLTILKDVDIRKVGGVMHAFSGSPETAQECIKLGLYISVAGTVTYSNAVRPLEVVKRIPLQRLLLETDAPDLTPEPYRGQANEPAFIVETARKVAQIKGVTVEEVATATTLNANKLFRLI
- a CDS encoding tRNA threonylcarbamoyladenosine dehydratase, producing the protein MSNLHRFSRTELLIGPQGLDKLKNSTVAVFGLGGVGSFAAEALCRAGIGRLVIVDFDDICLTNVNRQLHALDGTVGKAKALVMAERLRLINPQADIVPYKDFYAADNSDFFLSHGYDYVVDAIDHITSKLHLIRSCKEKEIPIISSMGAAAKLDPTLIKVADIAETQKCRMARSVRKLLKKQGISCGVKVVFSTEEYRQQDVKDGGCKGNCICPNKDDQRFSCEHRRVILGSISFIPSIFGLTMAGVVVNDLLSAH
- a CDS encoding ferritin-like domain-containing protein, with amino-acid sequence MGKEYTVQEALKLAIQAEKDSMDFYRRAASVTRNERAKKVFELLANEEVGHLKSFFDHYKGGNFGDLMSFIESPPNKKNATYLALEKAIDEETHEQLALEIALKEEKSCIDQYTIIGKDIIDPLVRGIFERVVKETQNHYDMIEDEYMHIMTMVDKSDQDIYVRE
- a CDS encoding lytic transglycosylase domain-containing protein, translated to MVINQVETRVQNDVSRLKAQIEAAGNSSGALFEEALSAAGNMKSGSGNPPVTVATAAEILHLRMLRSAVSLGDDTSNNDPPPSSQSINKALSSFLEQERNGAAVSATLPEDDGSKSENRTQNADRASLDAIISKASNRYGVDAGLIKAVIKAESNFNSHAVSHAGAQGLMQLMPATAKDLGVSDSFDPEQNVMAGTRFLKDMLNRYGGNVESALAAYNWGPGNVDRKGTSLPRETRDYLVKVKGYYTQYAG